ACCGACTGCTCGTCGTCATTCTTTTTTAAAGGGAAGATCTCTCCCAGCGCCGTTTTGAAATTCCGCATATAATCCATAATAACTACTCCTTTATTTTGTAAAAGTAAGAGGCCTGCAACTTGATTTCAATGGCTTAAAGACATAGTTTTTTGCCTTCAGTGAAACAACGATAGCGTCCAGCGCGCTCAGCGACAGCTCGGAGGTATCGTGCATCAATACGACGTTCGGATGCCTTCGGCTGACATTATCCGCTACATTCGAGACAATATTGGCGCGTAGCACCCTCTTTGCGGCATCTCCCGCGGATACGTTCCAGTCGAAAAACCGGAACCCCCTGCGCAGCATTTCAGCCGTAAGCTCCTCGTATATCCTGTAATTGAATACATTGATACTGCCTCCCGGGAAACGGAAAAGCCCGCTTTGTTTGCCAGTCAGCGAATAAATTGCGTTATTTACCTTGGCAAAGTCGCTCAAATAAGCGTCAACGCTCGAATATATCTCCTTATAGCGGTGGCTGTACGTATGAACCGCTATAGTATGCCCCTCTTTGTGCATCCTGCGGATAATGTCCGGATATTTTTCAACGTTCGTCCCCACTACGAAAAAGGTGGCGTGGATGTTATGCTTTTTCAAAATATCAAGAAACGCTCCGGTATGCTTTGACGGACCATCGTCAAAGGTCAAATACACGTCGTTGTTGTCAAGTTCCTTTTCCTCATCGGGAACCGCATAAAGCTTTGCATATTTATTTTTGTATGGAAAATAGGTTGCTTTGGACGCGGCAGGCTTCTGTGTATCAGACGGCGTATCTACAGCGTCGGTACGTTTTTGTATAGGCGCCTCTTTTGCGGGAGCCCGGTCGTCCCCTTTATAAAAATAAACACGAACGCTAAAATAACATAAAACGCTCGCAGCCACTAGTAATATCGTTAAAATAAGATGCCTGAAAAATTTTACACTGCCCAAATATCCCATAAAACTCACGTCACCTGACTATGCACCATACAGACTACATCATAATATTTTTAAATACTATTGTTCACGAAGTAAGTGTATCAGCAACCCCATCATTTTGCAAGACTTTTTGAGCGCAAGATGAATGCTATTTAAGTGCGGCGGCTTTCAAAACTTCTAAACGCGCAGACTGTCTGCCAACAAAAAAGAGAGCCAAGACCGAAGTCTCAACTCTCTTTTTTTAATTAATCTCGGCGCCGATCTACTCTCC
Above is a window of Cloacibacillus sp. DNA encoding:
- a CDS encoding polysaccharide deacetylase family protein; amino-acid sequence: MGYLGSVKFFRHLILTILLVAASVLCYFSVRVYFYKGDDRAPAKEAPIQKRTDAVDTPSDTQKPAASKATYFPYKNKYAKLYAVPDEEKELDNNDVYLTFDDGPSKHTGAFLDILKKHNIHATFFVVGTNVEKYPDIIRRMHKEGHTIAVHTYSHRYKEIYSSVDAYLSDFAKVNNAIYSLTGKQSGLFRFPGGSINVFNYRIYEELTAEMLRRGFRFFDWNVSAGDAAKRVLRANIVSNVADNVSRRHPNVVLMHDTSELSLSALDAIVVSLKAKNYVFKPLKSSCRPLTFTK